One genomic region from Prionailurus bengalensis isolate Pbe53 chromosome C1, Fcat_Pben_1.1_paternal_pri, whole genome shotgun sequence encodes:
- the UTP11 gene encoding probable U3 small nucleolar RNA-associated protein 11 produces MAAAFRKAAKSRQREHRERSQPGFRKHLGLLEKKKDYKLRADDYRKKQEYLRALRKKALEKNPDEFYYKMTRVKLQDGVHVIKETKEEVTPEQLKLMKTQDVKYIEMKRVAEAKKIERLKSELHLLDFQGKQQNKHVFFFDTKKEVEQFDIATHLRTAPELVDRVFNRPTIETLQKEKVKGVTQQTRLKRIAKERQKQYNCLTQRIEREKKLFVIAQKIQTRKDLLDKTQKVKVKKETVNSPAIYKFQSRRKR; encoded by the exons ATGGCAGCGGCTTTTCGGAAGGCGGCTAAGTCCCGGCAGCGAGAACACCGAGAGCGAAGCCAG CCTGGCTTTCGAAAACATCTGGGCctgctggaaaaaaagaaagattacaaACTTCGCGCAGA TGACTACCGGAAAAAGCAAGAGTACCTCAGAGCTCTCCGGAAGAAGGCTCTTGAAAAAAATCCAGATGAATTCTACTATAAAATGACTCGGGTTAAACTCCAG GATGGAGTTCACGTTATTAAGGAGACTAAGGAAGAAGTAACTCCAGAACAGCTGAAACTGATGAAAACCCAGGATGTCAAATACATAGAAATGAAAAGGGTTGCAGAAGCTAAG aaaatagaaagaCTGAAATCAGAGCTCCATCTGCTGGATTTCCAGGGGAAGCAACAGAATaagcatgtgtttttttttgacACCAAAAAGGAAG TTGAACAGTTTGATATTGCCACTCACCTGCGAACAGCCCCGGAACTTGTTGACAGAGTCTTTAATAGACCCACAATAGAGACCTTGcagaaggagaaagtgaaggGGGTTACCCAGCAGACTCGACTTAAG CGGATAGCTAAAGAAAGGCAAAAGCAGTATAACTGCCTGACGCAGCGGATTGAACGCGAGAAGAAATTGTTTGTTATTGCACAGAAAATTCAAACACGCAAAGATCTTCTG GACAAAACTCAGAAGGTGAAGGTGAAGAAAGAAACAGTGAACTCCCCAGCTATTTACAAATTTCAGAGTCGTCGAAAACGTTGA
- the FHL3 gene encoding four and a half LIM domains protein 3 — MSESFDCAKCSESLYGRKYIQTDDGPYCVPCYDNTFANTCAECQQLIGHDSRELFYEDRHFHEGCFRCCRCQRSLADEPFTCQDGELLCNDCYCSAFSSQCSACGEPVMPGSRKLEYGGQTWHEHCFLCSGCEQPLGSRSFVPDKGAHYCVPCYENKFAPRCARCSKTLTQGGVTYRDQPWHRECLVCTGCQTPLAGQQFTSRDDDPYCVACFGELFAPKCSSCKRPITGLGGGKYVSFEDRHWHHSCFSCARCSTSLVGQGFVPDGDQVLCQGCSQAGP; from the exons ATGAGCGAGTCCTTTGACTGTGCGAAATGCAGCGAGTCCCTGTATGGCCGCAAATACATCCAGACGGACGACGGCCCCTACTGTGTGCCCTGCTATGACAATACCTTCGCTAACACGTGTGCTGAGTGCCAGCAGCTTATCGGGCATGACTCAAGG GAGCTGTTCTACGAAGACCGCCACTTCCACGAGGGCTGCTTCCGCTGCTGCCGCTGCCAGCGCTCACTGGCCGATGAGCCCTTCACTTGCCAGGACGGGGAGCTGCTCTGCAATGACTGCTACTGCAGCGCCTTCTCGTCGCAGTGCTCCGCCTGCGGGGAGCCCGTCATGCCTG GGTCCCGGAAGCTGGAATATGGAGGCCAGACGTGGCACGAACACTGCTTCCTGTGCAGTGGCTGTGAGCAGCCGCTGGGCTCCCGTTCCTTTGTGCCCGACAAGGGTGCTCACTACTGCGTGCCCTGCTATGAGAACAAGTTTGCGCCTCGCTGCGCCCGCTGCAGCAAG ACGCTGACACAGGGTGGCGTGACATACCGTGACCAGCCCTGGCATCGAGAATGCCTGGTCTGCACAGGGTGCCAGACGCCCCTGGCAGGGCAACAGTTCACCTCCCGGGACGACGATCCATACTGCGTGGCCTGTTTTGGAGAACTCTTTGCACCCAAGTGCAGCAGCTGCAAGCGCCCCATCACAG GACTCGGTGGAGGCAAGTATGTGTCCTTTGAAGACCGCCACTGGCACCACAGCTGCTTCTCCTGTGCCCGCTGCTCCACCTCCCTGGTGGGTCAAGGCTTCGTGCCGGATGGAGACCAAGTACTGTGCCAGGGCTGCAGCCAGGCAGGGCCCTGA